The proteins below are encoded in one region of Pygocentrus nattereri isolate fPygNat1 chromosome 13, fPygNat1.pri, whole genome shotgun sequence:
- the ch25h gene encoding cholesterol 25-hydroxylase-like protein translates to MFQLQNIWDYVRQHETWMKSPFFPALFSLTVYLSFCLPFVVLDLLSSRVALVRRYKIQQKTKVSLRMMWNCLALSLYNHAVYIFPLSVLHWYCRPVVYPVEAPGILEVIWGLASCLLLFDFQYFVWHLLHHKVPWLYRTFHKVHHKHTSTFALTTEYSGAWETLSLGLFAAVNPMLLGCHPMTEMFFHILNMWLSVEDHCGYDLPWATHRLVPFGLYGGAPHHDLHHQKFKANYAPYFTHWDKLFGTLHAE, encoded by the coding sequence ATGTTCCAGCTACAGAACATCTGGGATTATGTCCGGCAGCATGAGACCTGGATGAAGTCTCCTTTCTTCCCTGCACTGTTTTCACTGACTGTTTACTTGAGCTTCTGTTTGCCTTTCGTGGTGCTGGACCTGCTGTCCTCCAGGGTGGCCCTGGTGAGGAGATACAAGATCCAGCAGAAAACCAAGGTGTCTTTAAGGATGATGTGGAACTGCCTGGCTCTTTCGCTGTACAACCATGCGGTCTACATCTTTCCACTCAGTGTGCTGCACTGGTACTGCAGACCTGTGGTTTACCCAGTGGAGGCACCTGGGATTCTGGAAGTCATCTGGGGACTGGCGTCCTGTCTGCTGCTCTTTGACTTCCAGTACTTCGTCTGGCACCTGCTGCACCACAAGGTGCCCTGGCTCTACCGCACCTTCCACAAGGTGCACCACAAGCACACATCCACTTTTGCGCTCACCACTGAGTATTCCGGGGCTTGGGAGACGCTGTCTCTGGGCCTTTTCGCAGCCGTTAACCCCATGTTGCTGGGCTGCCACCCTATGACTGAGATGTTCTTCCACATTCTGAACATGTGGCTGTCGGTGGAGGACCACTGTGGATATGATCTGCCCTGGGCAACCCACAGACTGGTGCCGTTTGGACTGTACGGAGGTGCCCCTCATCACGACCTTCATCACCAGAAGTTCAAAGCCAACTACGCTCCATACTTCACTCACTGGGACAAGCTGTTTGGCACCCTCCACGCTGAGTGA